AAGATCCACGGCTGGCCGAAGGATCCGCGCGCAATCATGATTCCGGTGCAACCGGTCTGGCGATGCATCTCGATCGCGTCTTCGGCGGACTTGATGTCGCCGTTGCCGAGCACCGGAATGTCCAGCGCATCCACAACCGCCGCGATCTCATCCCAGCGTGCAGCGCCACTGTACATCTGTGCGCGTGTGCGAGGGTGCAGAGTGAGCACCGTCGCACCGGCATCCTGACACCGTAGCGCGATCTCCACCGGGTTCCGCATTTCCTCGCTCCAGCCACTGCGAATCTTGACCGTGACAGGCAACGGCGTGGCTGCCGCAACAGCCTTGATCACGGACTCGACGAGTCCGAGGTCCTTGAGACAGCCGGATCCGCCATTCCGCTTCACGACCTTCTTGACGGGACAGCCGAAGTTGATATCGATGAACTCGGGCTGAAAGACATCGGATACCAGTCGCGCAGCGTCGCCCATTGCTGCGGGTTCGGCGCCGAAAATCTGCACACCGATGGGACGCTCGTCGGCACCGAAGCGAAGTTTCGCGAGCGTGGCCTCATTCTCCCGCCGTATTGCTTCGGCCGAAAGAAATTCAGTTACGACTACGTCGGCGCCGAACCGGTGACAGATGCGCCGGAACGGGGATTCCGACACTCCCGCCATCGGCGCCAGATACAGTGGCGTCGCTGCAGCGATTGGGAATGGGAATGTCCTGGCCATGACTCTGAAGCTAATGTTCGCCCCGAGGGTGGGCAACGCGCGTATTTGACATGACTGTGGGCCGAAAGTACCTTGGACGGTTCACCTCGAACTGCCCGCTTCGCCCGCACCCGCAACAAACGCAATGGAACTACGCGAGTTCTTCTCCGAAGATGCGATTTCGCTCGACCTCAAGGCCGACAACAAGGACGACATCCTTCGCGAGCTTATTTCGCTCCTGAAGTTGGACGAAAAGTCCGAAGGGATGCTGTTCAAGATGTTGAAGCGCCGTGAGAACCTCGGCTCGACCGGTATCGGTCGCGGGATTGCAATCCCGCATTGCCGCTCACTGGTCGTCAACAAGCTGAGGGTCGCCTTCGGTCGCAAACCGAACGGCGTCGACTTCAAGGCGATCGATGAGAAGCCTGTCTATTTCTTCTTTCTGATCGTCGCGCCGCCGCTGGAGGTCTCCAACCAGTACCTGCCAGTACTCGGTAAGATCGCCCAGTTCAGCAAGGAATCCGACGTGCCCGGCCGCCTGCTGGAGCTCACCGAGCCCGCCCAGTTCATGGCGTTGTTGAAGGAAAAAGGGGTGTAACGTGGCACCCGTAGGGGCGGGCCCCCGCGCCCGCCTCTCCTAACGAGATATCGAACGCGGTTTCGCCCCCCCCCCGTGCCGGCCCCTCTTAGAGCGATATCGAACTACGCGCCGTTAACGCGCCGGAACGTCCGTCAGCGCCACCCAAGTGCCGGCGCGACATGCGTAAGGATCGCCTCGATGACGTGCGCGTTGTAGTCCACGCCAAGCTGATTGGGTACAGTCAGGAGTAGCGTGTCCGCCGCCGCGATCCCCTCGTCGTTCCTGAGTTGCTCCACGAGTGCATCCGGCTCCGCAGCATAGCTCCGACCAAAGATCGCGCGCGTTTTCTCGTCGATGTACCCGATCTGATCCGCGTCCGCGCCCTGGCGCCCGAAGTTGGCCCGATCTCGATCGGTGACGAGCGCAAAAATGCTGCGGCTCACCGAAACGCGCGGTTCGCGCGCATGCCCAGCTTCTTTCCACGCACCACGAAATGCCCGGATCTGCGCCGCCTGCTGCACATGGAACGGCTCTCCAGTCTCATCGTCCTTGAGAGTGGAGCTCTGCAGGTTCATGCCGAGCTTTGCCGCCCAGACCGCAGTGGCGTTCGATCCCGCACCCCACCAGATCCGCTCGCGCAGACCATCCGAATGCGGCTCGATGCGCAGCAGGCCCGGCGGATTTGCGAACATCGGCCTCGGACTCGGCTGCGCGAATCCGTCGCCACGCAACAGGCCGAGGAAAACCTCCGCGTGACCGCGCCCCATGTCGGCATCGGTCTGACCGTCGGCCGGGCTGTAGCCGAAATATCGCCAGCCATCGATCACCTGCTCGGGCGAGCCGCGGCTGATCCCAAGTTGCAGCCGGCCGCCGGCAATGATATCGGCCGCTCCCGAATCCTCCACCATGTAGTACGGGTTCTCGTACCGCATGTCGATGACAGCAGTGCCGATCTCGATGCGACTCGTCCGCGCACCGACCGCGGCAAGAAGCGGAAATGGCGACGCGAGTTGCCGGGCGAAATGGTGAACGCGAAAATATGCGCCGTCCGCACCCAGCGACTCGGCAGCAACAGCGAGATCGATGGACTGCAGCAGCGCGTCGGCTGCAGATCGTGTTTGCGACTGTGACGACGGCGTCCAGTGCCCGAACGACAGAAAGCCGATCTTTTTCATTGCACGAGATGCTGACCGTGAGTCTCGCTCATTCCCACTCGATGGTCGCCGGCGGCTTCGAGCTCACATCGTAAGCAACCCGGTTCACCCCATCGACCTCGTTCATGATGCGGTTCGATATCCGCCCCAGCACATCGTAGGGAAAGTGATACCAGTCAGCGGTCATACCATCGGTGCTGGTGACAGCGCGCAACGCGAGCACGTTTTCATACGTCCGCTCGTCGCCCATCACTCCAACACTGCGGATCGGCAACAGCACCGCGAACGCCTGCCAGATCGTATCGTACAATCCCGCTGAGCGAATCTCTTCCAGATAGATCGCATCGGCGCGGCGCAACACTTCGAGCTTCGCCGGTGTGACGTCGCCGAGCACGCGTATCGCGAGGCCCGGTCCCGGAAATGGGTGTCGGCCAACCATCTCCTCAGGCAGACCCAGCTCGCGTCCGACGTTCCGCACCTCGTCCTTGAACAACTCACGCAGCGGCTCGATCAGGGCGAACTTCATGTCGCTCTTGAGTCCCCCGACGTTGTGATGGGTCTTGATCGTCACCGACGCGCCGCCGGTCGGTGAGAACGACTCGATCACGTCCGGATACAACGTGCCCTGCACCAGAAAACGAACGTTGTCGCCTACTTTCGCTGCTGTGGCTTCGAATACGTCGATGAACGTGTGTCCGATGATCTTCCGCTTCTTCTCCGGATCTTCGACGCCTTCAAGTGCGCCAAGAAACTCTGCACTCGCGTCCACGGTGATCAGATTGACACCCATGTGAGCGCGAAACGTGCGCTCGACCTGCTCGCGCTCGTGCATTCGAAGCAGACCGGTATCCACGAAGATACACGTAAGCTGATCTCCAACTGCACGGTGTACCAGCGCCGCCGCAACCGACGAATCGACGCCGCCCGAAAGTCCGCAGATCACGCGCGCGTCGCCAACGAGCGCGCGAATACGTACGACCTCACGCTCGACGAAGGAACCCGGCGTCCACGTGGGATGCAAACCGCAGATACGGAACAGAAAGTTCTCGATCAGCTCTCGGCCGCGCGGCGTGTGCGCGACTTCTGGATGGAACTGCACGCCGAATATCGGACGTGTCTCATGGCGGAACGCCGTAACGGGGTTGGCCCCGCTCCGCGCTGTTACTGTAAAACCAGGAGGTGGCGATTCCACATGGTCGCCGTGACTCATCCACGCTTCGAGGCATTCCCCGCCGTCGAAACCCGCGAAGAGCGCATCCGGCTCGGTGACGCAGACCTGGGCGCGACCATACTCCCGCTTTCCCGCGCGCAGGACCGTCGCACCCGAGAGCTGTGCGATCAGTTGCATTCCGTAACAGATGCCCAGTACCGGTGCCACGCCGAGCAACGCCGGATCCGCCATCGGAGCGGATTCGTCGTATACCGAATTGGGGCCACCGCTGAAGATGATGCCGGAAGGATTCCACTCGCGCACCCACTCGAGCGTTCGCGTGGGAGGATGGATCTCACAATACACCCGTGCTTCGCGCACGCGCCGCGCTATCAGCTGCGTGTACTGCGCCCCAAAATCAAGAATCAGAATTCTTTCCGGATTCATCCAGCTCTCAGAGTTTGATGATTTCCACTTCGCGCGTATCCAGATCGACGAGCGCAGCTGTGCACGACCCGTACAACCAGCCGCATGCCTCACCGGGATTCAGGATCAGCGTGTCTCCCCTGCTCTTCATCTCGACCTGATGCGAGCTGCCATGGAACACGAAGTGGTGCTTGTCCAGCGAACGTTGATGCACCTCACCAATGTCGTGAACGATGAGGATCTGCTTGCCCGACACTTCGAAGCTGTGCGGAGACTCGTACAGCTCGGTCCCCACTCCTTGCGCAGCAACCGCTGCCAGGCCCTCGGGATCTCCATCGTTTCGACCAAAGACGCCAAGCATCGGGATGTTGGCGTCATTCACGGGCGTCAGCGAAAAGGGTGAACAGTGATCCCCAGCGTGCATAAGCAGGCTTGCACCACCGGCGATCATACGGGCGACGAGCTCCGCAATCGCGGGAACCCTGTCGTGCGTATCAGCCATGATTCCGACTCGCATCAGTCCTCGATCCAGTCAGGCGCGAATGTCTCGCGGCGCGTAAGATCAGCGTCGGACTCTCGCTCGGTGATTACTGCAAATCGACTCCCATCCACAAGTACTTCGGCTGGCCGCGGGCGCGAATTGTAGTTCGACGCCATCGAGTAGCCGTACGCACCGGTCGCGCGCAAGACGAGCAGCTCTCCCGGCGCGACATCAGCAATGAGCCGATTGTTCGCGAAGAAATCACCACTCTCACAAACCGGACCGACGATATTCGCGCGCAGAGTCGGCTCGGCGTCACTCGACGCAGAATCGATCGCGTGATGCGACGCGTACAGCGACGGGCGAATGAAATCGTTCATCCCCGCGTCGGTGATGACGATCTCCTTTCCGCCGCTATGCTTGCGGTACAGCACCCGCGTCACCAGCACGCCCGACTCGGCCACCAGGAACCGGCCCGGCTCGATGAGTATCTCCACACCTGGCTCTGCGGCGGCGATCCGCAGCGCATCGGCGTACGCCCCGAGATCGAGTGATGAGCCGTCGTCGTCCGTCACTCCGAGGCCGCCGCCCAGGTCCAACGTCGTGAGCTGCGCGAGATTCTCGCCTTCGATATCGCGCTTCAGCTGCACGAGCGCCTTCGCTGCCAGTGCATACGGCGTTGCGTCACCGATCTGCGAGCCGAGGTGGGAGGCCAGGCCGATCAGCTTCACGTTTGTCATGTACGACATCGCACGTGCGACAGCGATGACCCGATCAAGCGGAATTCCGAATTTCATCCCGCGCTCGCCGGTGCGCGTGTACGGATGCGGCGTGTCCACGGCAACGTCGGGATTTACACGCAGAACTACCGGGGCGACGACGCCGATCCGGTGCGAAACGTCCTGCAGCACCGCGAGCTCGCCTTCGGATTCGACGTTTATGCTGCGCACGCCGGCGCGCACTGCGCGCTCCAATTCCGCGGGGGTCTTGCCGACGCCGCTGAATACGATGTCCGAGCCCGCGAATCCCGCCTCGAGCGCGCGGTGCAGCTCGCCGCCGCTTACGATGTCGACGCCGGCGCCAAGTGATCTCAGCAGCGCCAGAATCGCCAGACTGGAATTGGCCTTCACGCTATAGTGTACGTGGACGGGCAGTCCTTCAACCGCGACCGCAAGTCGCTGGTACTGGTTGCGAATCGTGTTTGCGCTGTACACGTAGACCGGAGTGCCAACCCGATCCGCTATCGTGTCCAGCGCAACGCCATCGCAGAACAGCGCACCATCGCGCCGTGTGTAACCGGCGGGCATCAGTACGCTTTGGCCCACAAGGCCTCCGCTACCGATTTCTCTCCGCACCGCAGGCACGACGTCGGTGCCACCGCGGAACGGAACTCTTCGTCGGGAAGGCATCGTATTGTCGCCTTGGTTTCTTCCTTGATTTTAGCCTCGCATTCGGCGGAGCCGCACCAGCCGGCGTACACGAACGCCCCGTCGCCGTCCATGATCTCGCGAAAGCGCTCGTAAGTAACGTCGCCGCGCACGCTGTTCGCCTCGCGTCGCGCGCGCGCCGTTTCGAGCAGGTTGTCCTGGATCGCGGACAGCAGCTCGTGTATCGATTCCCCGATCGTATCGAGTCGATACGGCCGCTTCTCGCGCGTGTCGCGACGCACCAGCACCGCCTGACCCGCGTCCAGATCACGTGGGCCGATCTCCATTCGGAGCGGTATCCCGCGCAGCTCCCATTCGTAATACTTGGCGCCCGGCTTGATTCCCTCGCGCGCATCCACGTGAATGCGCAGCCGTGCAGGCGACCGGCGCTCCCAGGCGCCGAGTGATTCCTTGATCTTCATCGCCGCCGCGATGACGCGCTCGCGATCCTCGTCCGTGCGATAGATCGGCACGATGACCACTTCGATCGGTGCCAGCAGTGGCGGCGTGACAAGGCCATTGTCATCACCGTGCGTCATCACGAGTCCGCCCACCATGCGTGTCGAGACACCCCAGCTCGTATTCCACGCAAAGTCCAGCTCGCCGGCTTCGGTCTGAAACGTGAGATCGAATGCCTTGGCGAAGTTCTGCCCGAGATTGTGCGACGTACCGGCCTGGAGCGCCTTGTTGTCCTGCATCATCGCCTCGCACGAATACGTGCGCAGCGCGCCAGCGAACTTTTCCGACTCGCTCTTTCTACCGGTCACGACCGGCATCGCCATCCAGCCTTCCATGAAGTCGCGGTACACGCCGAGCATCCGGCGCGTCTCCTCTTCGGCTTCCGCCTCGGTCGCGTGCGCCGTGTGCCCTTCCTGCCACAGAAACTCGAGCGTACGGAGGAACAGACGCGTGCGCATCTCCCAACGGACGACGTTGGCCCACTGATTGATCAGCAGCGGAAGGTCGCGATAGCTCTGCACCCACTTGGCGAACATCGAGTAGATGATCGTCTCGGACGTCGGGCGAATCACGAGCGGCTCATCCAGCTGCTTGCCGCCGCCGTACGTCACAACCGCCGTTTCGGGCGCAAAGCCCTCCACGTGCTGCGCTTCCTTCTGCAGAAAGCTCTGTGGGATCAGCAACGGGAAGTACGCGTTCTGATGACCAGTCTCCTTGAACATGTCATCGAGCTGGCGTTGCATGCGCTCCCAGATGCCATAGCCGTTCGGGCGGATGACCATGCATCCACGAACCGGCGCGTAGTCCGCCAGTTCCGCGCGTACAACGAGCTCGTTGTACCATCCGCTGAAGTCCTGAGCGCGAGTGGGAAGCTTCTTTTCGTCAGCCATCGATGCAGTAGTTGATGCAGTGAATGCAGTATTGGATGAGGCGCGCGTTATCGGGCATGAGATCCCGTCGCCGCCGTGTTGCTCAGGTGGATGATGCTGTGCGCGCCGGCCGCAACCGCCGCCTTGCGCTGTTTGGATGGAGTCTGATGCCGCAGCGCATACTCCACGGAAAAGCCCTGTGCCCTCAACTGCGCCGCCTCGGCCATGATCTTCGTCAACGGAACGTCCTCATCGGCGGTGAGCCAGTAATCAACCGACGGCTCCGTCACCGGAAGCAATTTGCGCGCGCGCAGCAATTCGGTGAGCACGACGTCGCCCATTCCGAATCCGAGCGCAGGAAGCGCTGCGCCGCCGATCGCGCCGAGCAGGTTGTCGTAACGCCCGCCGCCACATATCGCGCGAAACTCACCGGAGCGGTCGAACAATTCGAACACGATGCCGGTGTAGTACGCGAGTCCGCGCACGATCGACAGATCGAATTGGAGCCATGCCGCCCCGTCCGGCACCAGCGTGCCAACGTACTCGAAGAATCTGCGCAATTCCTCGACGTGCTCACCGCCCTCCTCGGACGTGGTCTGGATCGCGGTCGCAACGGTATCGAGCGTTGCGCTCGTGATCTCGAGCACTGCGTTCACTTGCGTTTCATTCAGCCCCGCCGCAGCAAGCTTCTCCGCCGACACCGCACGCGGTTGCCGCGCCAGCTTGTCGGTCACCGCAAGCACGACTTCGAATGCGTCGACCGGAATGCCGAGTGCCGCGAGATACGCGTGCATCACGCGTCTGTCGCTCACACGCACCACAACCTCGTTCGACGTGAGACGCAGCTCCCGGCAGATATCGATAGCACACGCGACCAGCTCGGCGTCCGCCGCGACTCCAGCCTCGCCGACGATGTCGACGTTCAGCTGATAGTGCTCGCGAAGCCGCCCCTTTTGCTGGCGTTCGTATCTGAACAACTGCGGAATCGAGAACCAACGAGTCGGCTTGCGCAATGAGTTGGCACGCGCGCTCACCATGCGCGCAAACGTCGGAGTCATCTCCGGACGCAGTGCGACTTCGCGGCCGCCCTTGTCGACGAAATTATACAGCTGGCCGACTATCTCGTCGCCGCTCTTGGCCGTGTACAGCTCCAGAGATTCGAGCGGCGGGCCATCGTATTCCATGAATGCGTAGCGGCGTGCAACCTCACGCCACGCTCGGGTCACATACGCGCGCTCTGCAAACTGCTCAGGGTAGAAATCTCTGAACCCCGGTAGTGTTGTGTGCGCCATCGTCCAAACCTATTCGGTCGGAGAGGCGCGTGCTACCACCAGCGGCTGTGAACCACGGGCACGGCCCCCGCGAAACACGCTCGGATCAGTCGCGCGCGCCGCGCGACGCCCGAGCTGCAGGGTCGATCCCCAGTACCGCCATCGCGTCTCCCACGGTGTGAAATGATCCGCAGACGACCTTGGTGCCGGGCAACGAAGCTGCACGCTCCATGGCCACGGCGAAGTCGAGGTCGAGCGAAACCGGAACCTTGCACGCATTGGCGTGCGCCGCCGCCGGCAGCGGGTCCCATGCGCGCTCCGGCGGCGCGCTTGGAGGGTTGGTAATTATGAAATGATTCGCGACCGGTGCCAACGCTTCGATCATGCCGTACCAGTCCTTGTCCTTGAGAACACCCAGAACGATGGTCACCGGAGGCGGAGTCGGGCGCGCCGCCAGAGTCTCCGCGAGCGCCCGCGCTCCTGCCGCGTTGTGCGCCACGTCGAAGATCCAGTCTCTGATGCGTTGAAACCGTCCTGGAAGGCTGACGGAGGACAGCGCCCGGTTGATGTTCTCTTTCTTGATCGCGTACTCCGGACCGGCAGCGTGGATCGTCGCGAGAGCAGTGAGGGTGTTGCGGACCTGATGCTCGCCCAGCAATGGAGTGGAGAGTCGAGTGCGCCCCAACGGCGTCGCCGCGGTGAACGACGTCATGCCGCCAGCGAGCGAGACCGACCACGCACGCCAATCTGAGCGCACGATCGATATCGGAGTGGCACCGCGCTCCGCCGCTCGCTCAGCGAGCCTCTTGGCGATATCCAGCCGTGGTTCTCCGATCACCGCGGGCCGGCCGAACTTGAAGATTCCGCCCTTCTCGTCCGCAATCGACTGTAGCGTGGTGCCCAGATACTCCGTGTGGTCCAGCGAGATATTGGTCACCGTCGCGACGACCGGGTCCAGCACGTTGGTGCTGTCGAGAGCTCCTCCCAGACCCGTCTCCATCACCGCGACATCCACATTCGCTTCTGCGAAGTAGATCATCGCGGCAACCGTGGTGATTTCGAAGAAAGTCGCCTCCACCGACTCTGCGAGCGGCTCGATCCGGCGCAGCAGCTCCAGCAGCGTCTCCTCGGGGATCGGCACGCCATCGATCGCGATCCGCTCGCGAAAGTCCACAATGTGTGGCGACGTGTACCGCCCCACGCGCCTACCGCCGAACCTGAGCAACGCATCCAGCGTCGCGACCGTGCTCCCCTTGCCATTCGTTCCGGCGACGTGAAAGGAAGGGTACTTCCGGTGTGGATCACCCAGCGCGTCGAGCAGTTTTTCGGTCCGCTCGAGCCCCGGAACTACCTTCGATCCGGTCTTTTCGAACAACCGTTCGATAGTTTCCCGGTACGTCAGGTCGAGAGCCATCCAGTCGCCGCCGGCTTGCCGCTCATGTGTCGTAAAAGGCGACCTACCGTTGGCTTCAGCTCGTGACGCGGTACCACGATGTCCACGATACCGTGCTCCAGCAGGAACTCGGCGGTCTGAAAGCCCTCCGGTAGATCCTGTCCGATGGTCTGCTTGATCACACGCGGCCCAGCGAAGCCCACCACCGCACCTGGCTCCGCGATTATCGCGTCCCCCAGCATGGCGAAGCTCGCGCTCACGCCGCCCGTAGTCGGGTTCGTCAGCAGCGATACGTAGGGCACCCGCCGCTCCGCCAACTGCGACAGCATCGCGGACGCCTTGGCCATCTGCATGAGCGACAGGACGCCCTCCTGCATTCGCGCACCACCCGACGCGCAGACGATGACCAGCGGGTGCTTCTTCTCCAGTGAGCGTTGCCCGAGACGGGCGATCTTCTCGCCCACGACAGATCCCATCGACCCGCCCATGAAGGCGAAGTCCATGATGCCAAGGCTGATGGGCGACCCACCGAGCTGGCCTGTGAGGGTTAGAATGGCATCACCTTCACCCGCGTTGGCCGTCGCCTTCTTGAGCCGTTGGGCGTATTCGGGGAAGCCGAGCGGGTCGGCCGAGCGGATCTCGACCTCGGTCTCCTCGGCCGTCCCCTCATCGAGGAATATGTTGGCGTAGTCCCACGCGCGAATTCTGCGGTGAAAGCCGCAGTTTGGACAAACGTTGAGATTCCGGACGAATTTCTCCGTTATGTCGGTGTAGCCACACGATTCGCATTTTTCCCAGGCGTCTGCCGGAATCTCCAGCCGTTCGCGCCGCGGACTGCGGGGCTTCTTGTCCTTCCTGAACCAAGCCATATACCTCTAATGTCACCCGGCACCCAATGCTGGGCAAGGAGTTGCGGAACAGGCGTCCGGTAACCAGCCAGGTCCCGCGGCCGGAAAAGATGTGCGCCAGCTATTCCGGAGATGGCACGGCAGACGCCGGCGCCACCACGTCGGAGGCCGCCAACTGATCCTTGAGACGCTGCGCCGAGGCCTTCGTGAAGCCGGGTAGAACGGCAATCTCGTCCAGCGATGCGTCGCGCACCCCCTGAACGCTTCCGAAGGCCTGAATCAACTGGCGCCGCTTTACGGGACCGACTCCGGGTATCGAGAGCAGCTCCGACGTCACCGTTCGCATGCTGCGACGCTTGCGATTGAACGTTACCGCGAATCTGTGAGCTTCATCCCGAATCTGCTGCAGAAGTCGCAGCGCCGCTGACCGGCGTGAGAGCCTGAGCGGCTCCGCTCTGCCCCATACGAAGATCTCCTCTTCGCGCTTCGCCAGGCTGATCAGCGGGCGGTCACCGAGTCCGATGGAAGCGAGGGCTTCGTGCGCAGCGGAAAGTTGTCCCTTCCCGCCATCGATGACGATGAGATCGGGAAGCTGCTTTCCATCTTCCTTGCGACGGTTGAAGTACCGGGTGACGACTTCGTTCATCGAAGCGAAGTCGTCAGTTCCAACGACAGTCTTCACCTTGAACTTGCGATACTCGCCGCGCTTGGCGCGGCCATTCTCGAAGAACACGCAGGAGCCGACGGTATCTGTGCCCTGCGCTGTCGAGATGTCGAAACACACCATGGTGCGCGGCAACTTCTGCAGCGAGAGTTCTCGCGCGAGCTCGTACACCGGCTCGCCCGCGCGCACATCGGACTCCGCCGATGCGAGCTTCAGCTCCTCCAGCAGGTGCCGCGCATTCTGCTCGGCCAGCTGGACGAGCTCGCGACGAACACCCCTTTGCGGGATGTGTATGCGTTGGCCGGGCAACGATTCCTCGATCAGCTCGCGGTCCGGGAAATCGAATGGAAGCACCAGCTCGGACGCGTGCTCGGGCATGGCGATGTAACTGCCGGCAAGGAACAGCCGTAATACGTCTGCGTCATCCTCACCGTCCACGTTCTCCATGAAGCGGTGCTCGCGCGCGAGCAGCTTCCCTTCTCTTATACGTAGAAGCGCGACCACAGCATCGTCGCCATCGCGCGCATAGCCGATTACGTCGCGATCGCCACCTTCCACGCGCAGAACGACCGTCGGTTCTTCCATGCGCTCCAGGTGCATCAGCGCGTCACGCAGCTCCGCAGCACGCTCGAAGTCCAGGCTCGACGCCGCGAGCTCCATTCGCTCTCGCACTCTGCGCACCACTTCGTCGGAACGCCCTTCCAGGAACAGCACCACCTCGTCGATCATCGCGGCGTATTCCGCCTGCGTCTGCTTGAACACGCATGGCGCCTTGCAACGCTGGATGAAGTAGTCGAGGCACGGACGCTCCGGCATCTCGCGCGGCATGTCGTAGTTGCACGAGCGCACGGTGAAGATGCGCCTCACCACGTTGAGCGAGCGACGCATCGCGCCGACGTCCGTGTACGGGCCGAAATACTTTGCGCCGTCGTTGCTTACCTGTCGCGTGACGAACATGCGCGCGAAGGGCTCGTTCACCGTGACCTTGATGTATGGATACGACTTGTCATCCCGGAGCGCGATGTTGAACTTGGGATGATACTCCTTGATCAGGTTCGCCTCGAGTATGAGCGCGTGCGCTTCCGTCGGGACGACGATCGTCTCGAGGTCGGCGATGTTGCGTACCAGATGCTGCGTCTTGAGACTGAAGGGGTGGTCGCTCGCGAAGTA
The window above is part of the Gemmatimonadota bacterium genome. Proteins encoded here:
- the hisS gene encoding histidine--tRNA ligase codes for the protein MAHTTLPGFRDFYPEQFAERAYVTRAWREVARRYAFMEYDGPPLESLELYTAKSGDEIVGQLYNFVDKGGREVALRPEMTPTFARMVSARANSLRKPTRWFSIPQLFRYERQQKGRLREHYQLNVDIVGEAGVAADAELVACAIDICRELRLTSNEVVVRVSDRRVMHAYLAALGIPVDAFEVVLAVTDKLARQPRAVSAEKLAAAGLNETQVNAVLEITSATLDTVATAIQTTSEEGGEHVEELRRFFEYVGTLVPDGAAWLQFDLSIVRGLAYYTGIVFELFDRSGEFRAICGGGRYDNLLGAIGGAALPALGFGMGDVVLTELLRARKLLPVTEPSVDYWLTADEDVPLTKIMAEAAQLRAQGFSVEYALRHQTPSKQRKAAVAAGAHSIIHLSNTAATGSHAR
- the proS gene encoding proline--tRNA ligase — its product is MADEKKLPTRAQDFSGWYNELVVRAELADYAPVRGCMVIRPNGYGIWERMQRQLDDMFKETGHQNAYFPLLIPQSFLQKEAQHVEGFAPETAVVTYGGGKQLDEPLVIRPTSETIIYSMFAKWVQSYRDLPLLINQWANVVRWEMRTRLFLRTLEFLWQEGHTAHATEAEAEEETRRMLGVYRDFMEGWMAMPVVTGRKSESEKFAGALRTYSCEAMMQDNKALQAGTSHNLGQNFAKAFDLTFQTEAGELDFAWNTSWGVSTRMVGGLVMTHGDDNGLVTPPLLAPIEVVIVPIYRTDEDRERVIAAAMKIKESLGAWERRSPARLRIHVDAREGIKPGAKYYEWELRGIPLRMEIGPRDLDAGQAVLVRRDTREKRPYRLDTIGESIHELLSAIQDNLLETARARREANSVRGDVTYERFREIMDGDGAFVYAGWCGSAECEAKIKEETKATIRCLPDEEFRSAVAPTSCLRCGEKSVAEALWAKAY
- a CDS encoding LLM class flavin-dependent oxidoreductase, translating into MKKIGFLSFGHWTPSSQSQTRSAADALLQSIDLAVAAESLGADGAYFRVHHFARQLASPFPLLAAVGARTSRIEIGTAVIDMRYENPYYMVEDSGAADIIAGGRLQLGISRGSPEQVIDGWRYFGYSPADGQTDADMGRGHAEVFLGLLRGDGFAQPSPRPMFANPPGLLRIEPHSDGLRERIWWGAGSNATAVWAAKLGMNLQSSTLKDDETGEPFHVQQAAQIRAFRGAWKEAGHAREPRVSVSRSIFALVTDRDRANFGRQGADADQIGYIDEKTRAIFGRSYAAEPDALVEQLRNDEGIAAADTLLLTVPNQLGVDYNAHVIEAILTHVAPALGWR
- the dusB gene encoding tRNA dihydrouridine synthase DusB, producing MARTFPFPIAAATPLYLAPMAGVSESPFRRICHRFGADVVVTEFLSAEAIRRENEATLAKLRFGADERPIGVQIFGAEPAAMGDAARLVSDVFQPEFIDINFGCPVKKVVKRNGGSGCLKDLGLVESVIKAVAAATPLPVTVKIRSGWSEEMRNPVEIALRCQDAGATVLTLHPRTRAQMYSGAARWDEIAAVVDALDIPVLGNGDIKSAEDAIEMHRQTGCTGIMIARGSFGQPWIFDQTRDLLEGREKRPAPPIRERLAIALEHAHMADEFELDPRGAAVEFRKHLGWYVKGLPGSAELRKKLYAVRSITEVEAIFDDYLSHPYGARNGDDDLVGRTADTTSDAIAEAA
- the guaA gene encoding glutamine-hydrolyzing GMP synthase gives rise to the protein MNPERILILDFGAQYTQLIARRVREARVYCEIHPPTRTLEWVREWNPSGIIFSGGPNSVYDESAPMADPALLGVAPVLGICYGMQLIAQLSGATVLRAGKREYGRAQVCVTEPDALFAGFDGGECLEAWMSHGDHVESPPPGFTVTARSGANPVTAFRHETRPIFGVQFHPEVAHTPRGRELIENFLFRICGLHPTWTPGSFVEREVVRIRALVGDARVICGLSGGVDSSVAAALVHRAVGDQLTCIFVDTGLLRMHEREQVERTFRAHMGVNLITVDASAEFLGALEGVEDPEKKRKIIGHTFIDVFEATAAKVGDNVRFLVQGTLYPDVIESFSPTGGASVTIKTHHNVGGLKSDMKFALIEPLRELFKDEVRNVGRELGLPEEMVGRHPFPGPGLAIRVLGDVTPAKLEVLRRADAIYLEEIRSAGLYDTIWQAFAVLLPIRSVGVMGDERTYENVLALRAVTSTDGMTADWYHFPYDVLGRISNRIMNEVDGVNRVAYDVSSKPPATIEWE
- a CDS encoding PTS sugar transporter subunit IIA — its product is MELREFFSEDAISLDLKADNKDDILRELISLLKLDEKSEGMLFKMLKRRENLGSTGIGRGIAIPHCRSLVVNKLRVAFGRKPNGVDFKAIDEKPVYFFFLIVAPPLEVSNQYLPVLGKIAQFSKESDVPGRLLELTEPAQFMALLKEKGV
- a CDS encoding YfcE family phosphodiesterase, translated to MRVGIMADTHDRVPAIAELVARMIAGGASLLMHAGDHCSPFSLTPVNDANIPMLGVFGRNDGDPEGLAAVAAQGVGTELYESPHSFEVSGKQILIVHDIGEVHQRSLDKHHFVFHGSSHQVEMKSRGDTLILNPGEACGWLYGSCTAALVDLDTREVEIIKL
- the lysA gene encoding diaminopimelate decarboxylase; protein product: MGQSVLMPAGYTRRDGALFCDGVALDTIADRVGTPVYVYSANTIRNQYQRLAVAVEGLPVHVHYSVKANSSLAILALLRSLGAGVDIVSGGELHRALEAGFAGSDIVFSGVGKTPAELERAVRAGVRSINVESEGELAVLQDVSHRIGVVAPVVLRVNPDVAVDTPHPYTRTGERGMKFGIPLDRVIAVARAMSYMTNVKLIGLASHLGSQIGDATPYALAAKALVQLKRDIEGENLAQLTTLDLGGGLGVTDDDGSSLDLGAYADALRIAAAEPGVEILIEPGRFLVAESGVLVTRVLYRKHSGGKEIVITDAGMNDFIRPSLYASHHAIDSASSDAEPTLRANIVGPVCESGDFFANNRLIADVAPGELLVLRATGAYGYSMASNYNSRPRPAEVLVDGSRFAVITERESDADLTRRETFAPDWIED